Proteins from one Listeria weihenstephanensis genomic window:
- a CDS encoding DUF6630 family protein, which yields MGIFDFFQKKTVGASDADAVDYSKLIEIARILSNDNKGLVDDATLMANDYEKFQQTYEKWCLEMWEDSLDNHNARLLTAAYWFVGYETSHQFGAYIDWKEETEDILWQLKSAIDSLGYSLNLDKIVFTGEEATDEALDKINAYFLMEGYTLVTLDTDSDCYHLFIIPNEKLDRLICLGQSIGFTFFYDYKE from the coding sequence ATGGGGATATTTGATTTTTTCCAGAAGAAAACAGTAGGTGCGAGTGATGCGGATGCAGTTGACTATAGTAAGCTGATAGAAATTGCAAGGATTTTAAGTAATGACAACAAGGGGTTAGTTGATGATGCTACTTTAATGGCGAATGATTATGAAAAATTTCAGCAAACGTATGAAAAATGGTGTTTGGAAATGTGGGAAGATTCATTAGATAATCACAATGCGCGATTGTTAACTGCTGCTTACTGGTTTGTTGGCTATGAAACGTCGCATCAATTTGGAGCATATATCGATTGGAAAGAGGAGACTGAAGATATTTTGTGGCAACTTAAAAGTGCGATTGATAGCTTGGGTTATTCACTTAATCTTGATAAAATTGTTTTTACGGGAGAAGAAGCTACTGATGAGGCGCTGGATAAGATAAATGCGTATTTTTTGATGGAAGGCTACACGTTGGTAACGCTTGATACGGATAGTGATTGTTATCATCTTTTTATTATACCTAATGAGAAATTGGATAGGTTGATTTGTTTGGGGCAGTCGATTGGTTTTACATTTTTCTATGATTATAAGGAATGA
- the rpsI gene encoding 30S ribosomal protein S9, translating into MAQVQYYGTGRRKSSVARVRLVPGDGKVIINGRDWEDYIPFAALREVIKQPLVATETLGNYDVLVNVNGGGYTGQAGAIRHGISRALLQVAPDYRSPLKRAGLLTRDPRMKERKKPGLKGARRAPQFSKR; encoded by the coding sequence GTGGCTCAAGTACAATATTATGGAACAGGTCGTCGTAAAAGCTCAGTAGCTCGTGTACGTTTAGTACCAGGCGATGGCAAAGTAATTATTAACGGTAGAGATTGGGAAGATTACATTCCATTCGCGGCTCTTCGCGAAGTTATTAAACAACCATTAGTTGCAACTGAAACTCTAGGAAACTATGATGTTTTAGTAAACGTAAACGGTGGTGGTTATACTGGTCAAGCTGGAGCAATCCGTCACGGTATTTCACGTGCATTGCTACAAGTTGCACCAGATTACCGTTCTCCATTAAAACGTGCAGGTCTGTTAACTCGTGACCCACGTATGAAAGAACGTAAAAAACCAGGTCTTAAAGGCGCGCGTCGTGCACCTCAGTTCTCAAAACGTTAA
- a CDS encoding immunoglobulin-like domain-containing protein, producing the protein MNKNIKKVATVILATNVLASTVISTLPIGTHAAETDLTAAEKARLSIKDVSASNDGELTIILDKAVASGYRIDILSMSMGGAFYAVGGINYAVPDSMFTYTTDENGDIVAKTKLHNAKGETVTFTIYTYNLGSLVSFNFHVPTDAESVAQKAVNNLFNDGDKALGIKAGVTQADIDAAQVLINNNVAYADLKKELQADLDAAQKALTDREKEAALKLAEATSAVNNLFADAPTNSKLKEDTTQAMIDEADAKVNALPASTTKTDLQMDVSRASEEFSKIVTTTIDALTSESTSVFGTGEPNADVVIKNGVAVIATGKVNSNGSYSISIPKQAGGVTITASVTKLANGKTSVASTVVKDENIATTTIVAMTSDSTSISGTGEPNATVVIKNGEKTITTGKVASDGTYFFNVEKQAGGSVISATVTKESNGKTSQASTTIPVAKDYSLTANVYTVGDAQLTGKYGKDVPKVRLWVNGLAVMQATLNADGTYTFANASSFIKSASDKVEIVGVDNAYKELGRITVTMQGAIVIDKALTVVPYAKDDATLTGTYGKDVSKVRLWVNGVVVAQASTSNGNYTFANAASFIKNKTDVVEVVAVDAQYKELNRIAVVRTGFDGVAVTAPTNFKLGTDIEIAGTCRSDVDKVRLWVNGKVAKQAIANADGTYNLTYANGFIKATTDLVEVVAVDAQYKELGRVTVNVIN; encoded by the coding sequence ATGAACAAGAACATTAAAAAAGTAGCTACAGTTATTCTAGCAACAAACGTATTAGCAAGTACGGTGATTAGTACATTACCTATTGGGACACATGCAGCGGAAACGGATTTGACTGCAGCAGAGAAGGCTAGACTATCTATTAAAGATGTTTCTGCATCAAATGACGGAGAGTTGACTATTATACTTGATAAGGCGGTTGCTTCGGGATACAGAATTGACATCCTATCTATGTCGATGGGAGGAGCTTTTTATGCTGTTGGGGGTATTAATTATGCAGTCCCTGATAGTATGTTTACCTATACAACAGATGAAAATGGAGATATTGTAGCAAAAACGAAGCTCCATAACGCTAAAGGGGAGACGGTAACGTTTACAATCTATACCTATAATTTAGGAAGTCTAGTATCATTTAACTTCCATGTCCCTACTGATGCAGAGAGTGTTGCGCAAAAAGCAGTAAATAATCTTTTCAACGATGGGGATAAGGCGCTAGGTATCAAGGCGGGAGTGACGCAAGCGGATATTGATGCAGCACAAGTTTTGATAAATAATAATGTAGCATATGCTGATCTAAAGAAGGAGTTACAAGCAGATTTGGATGCAGCGCAAAAAGCACTGACTGATCGGGAGAAGGAAGCGGCACTGAAATTGGCAGAAGCTACAAGTGCTGTAAACAATCTATTCGCAGATGCTCCTACAAACAGTAAATTAAAAGAGGACACAACACAGGCGATGATTGATGAGGCGGACGCGAAAGTGAACGCATTACCAGCAAGTACAACGAAAACAGATTTGCAAATGGATGTATCAAGAGCAAGCGAAGAGTTTAGCAAAATAGTGACGACAACAATTGATGCTTTGACAAGCGAGTCTACAAGCGTTTTTGGAACAGGTGAGCCAAATGCGGATGTTGTCATTAAAAATGGTGTAGCAGTCATAGCAACAGGAAAAGTAAATAGCAATGGGAGTTATTCGATTAGCATACCTAAACAAGCTGGTGGCGTGACAATTACAGCGAGCGTTACAAAATTAGCGAATGGCAAAACTTCTGTGGCAAGTACCGTAGTCAAAGATGAAAATATCGCAACAACTACCATTGTAGCAATGACAAGCGATTCTACAAGCATTTCTGGAACAGGTGAGCCAAATGCAACTGTAGTTATTAAAAATGGCGAAAAAACAATAACAACAGGCAAAGTAGCGAGTGACGGGACTTATTTCTTTAATGTTGAAAAGCAAGCTGGTGGTTCGGTGATTTCAGCAACTGTAACGAAAGAGTCCAATGGCAAGACCTCGCAGGCATCTACTACAATTCCAGTAGCAAAAGATTACAGTTTGACAGCTAATGTATATACTGTAGGCGACGCTCAACTAACTGGTAAATATGGCAAAGATGTTCCTAAAGTCCGCTTGTGGGTGAATGGTCTAGCTGTGATGCAAGCAACATTAAACGCGGATGGCACATATACTTTTGCAAATGCATCTAGCTTTATTAAATCGGCTTCGGATAAGGTAGAAATCGTAGGCGTGGATAATGCTTACAAAGAGTTAGGTCGTATTACTGTGACAATGCAAGGTGCGATAGTTATCGATAAAGCATTGACAGTCGTACCCTACGCAAAAGATGATGCAACATTGACAGGGACATACGGGAAAGATGTTAGCAAAGTCCGTTTATGGGTGAATGGTGTCGTTGTAGCACAAGCATCAACAAGCAATGGAAATTATACGTTTGCGAATGCTGCAAGTTTCATCAAAAATAAAACAGATGTTGTAGAAGTAGTAGCCGTAGATGCACAGTACAAAGAATTAAATCGTATTGCTGTCGTACGTACTGGTTTTGATGGAGTGGCGGTTACTGCGCCAACGAACTTTAAATTGGGTACCGATATCGAGATTGCCGGAACTTGTAGATCCGATGTAGATAAAGTTCGTCTATGGGTGAATGGCAAAGTCGCGAAACAAGCTATTGCAAATGCGGATGGTACGTATAACTTAACGTATGCGAATGGTTTTATTAAAGCAACAACGGATTTAGTGGAAGTAGTAGCCGTTGATGCACAATACAAAGAATTAGGTCGTGTTACGGTTAACGTTATTAACTAA
- a CDS encoding tRNA dihydrouridine synthase produces the protein MTTNFWAELPKPFFVLAPMEDVTDVVFRHVVKEAGAPDVFFTEFTNSDSYCHPDGIESVRGRLVFTEDEQPIVAHIWGDKPEFFREMSIGMAEMGFKGIDINMGCPVPNVARRGKGSGLILRPEVAAELIDAAKAGGIPVSVKTRIGYAELEELEGWITHLLKQDIANLSVHLRTREEMSKADAHWELIPQIMAIRDRVAPKTLITINGDIPDREKGLELAEKYGVDGIMIGRGIFKNPFAFEKEKKEHTAEELLALLELQLDLQDEFAELVPRSIVGLHRFFKIYVKGFPGANDLRISLMETKSTEAVRKVLSDFRKNK, from the coding sequence ATGACGACTAATTTTTGGGCAGAGTTGCCGAAGCCTTTTTTTGTATTAGCACCGATGGAAGATGTGACGGATGTTGTTTTTCGGCATGTTGTGAAAGAGGCTGGCGCGCCGGATGTTTTTTTTACTGAGTTTACGAATTCGGATAGTTATTGTCATCCAGATGGTATTGAGAGTGTGCGCGGGCGGTTGGTTTTCACGGAGGATGAGCAGCCGATTGTGGCGCATATTTGGGGGGATAAGCCTGAATTTTTCCGTGAGATGAGTATTGGTATGGCGGAGATGGGATTTAAAGGGATAGACATTAATATGGGCTGTCCGGTTCCAAATGTGGCGAGACGTGGAAAAGGGAGTGGGTTGATTTTGCGGCCGGAAGTGGCGGCGGAATTGATTGACGCGGCGAAGGCTGGGGGAATACCAGTTAGTGTGAAAACGCGTATTGGCTATGCGGAATTGGAGGAGCTGGAAGGCTGGATTACGCATTTACTGAAGCAAGATATCGCGAATTTATCTGTCCATTTGCGGACACGGGAAGAGATGAGTAAGGCTGATGCGCATTGGGAGCTGATTCCTCAGATTATGGCGATTCGTGATCGTGTTGCACCTAAAACGCTTATTACGATAAATGGTGATATTCCAGATCGTGAAAAAGGTTTGGAACTTGCCGAAAAATATGGTGTGGATGGTATTATGATCGGTCGAGGAATTTTTAAGAATCCGTTTGCGTTTGAAAAAGAGAAGAAAGAGCATACGGCGGAGGAATTGCTGGCTTTACTGGAGTTGCAGTTGGATTTACAGGATGAGTTTGCTGAACTGGTTCCGCGCTCGATTGTTGGATTGCACCGCTTCTTTAAAATATATGTAAAAGGATTTCCTGGTGCGAATGATCTGCGAATTAGCTTAATGGAGACGAAATCAACGGAAGCGGTACGAAAGGTTCTGTCTGACTTTCGGAAAAATAAGTAA
- a CDS encoding energy-coupling factor ABC transporter ATP-binding protein, protein MEITFEQVGYCYQKNSPFETRALQDVNVTIESGSYTAIIGHTGSGKSTLLQHLNALLLPTEGTVTLGDRVIKAGEKQKGLRDLRERVGIVFQFPEAQLFEETVEKDICFGPLNFGVSEEDAKARARKVIVEVGLTEEILTRSPFELSGGQMRRVAIAGVLAMDPRVLVLDEPTAGLDPNGRKEIMEMFAMLHRTKGLTTVLVTHSMEDAATYAEKVILMKGGTVERVATPREIFSQPDALTDLGLSVPDVVHFQRNFEQRFAVKLEKTCLTIDELVGEMVPYLGKGVASQ, encoded by the coding sequence ATGGAAATTACATTCGAACAAGTAGGTTATTGTTATCAGAAAAATTCTCCTTTTGAGACGCGGGCGCTTCAGGATGTCAACGTGACGATTGAATCTGGGAGTTATACGGCGATTATTGGGCATACGGGCTCTGGGAAATCGACGTTATTGCAGCATTTGAATGCATTGTTATTGCCGACAGAGGGCACGGTGACGCTTGGTGATCGGGTTATTAAGGCTGGCGAGAAGCAAAAAGGGTTGCGTGATTTGCGGGAGCGTGTGGGGATTGTTTTTCAGTTTCCGGAGGCGCAGTTATTTGAGGAGACGGTGGAAAAGGATATTTGTTTTGGGCCGCTAAATTTCGGTGTGTCGGAAGAGGATGCGAAGGCGCGGGCGCGGAAGGTGATTGTTGAGGTCGGGTTGACGGAGGAAATTTTGACGCGTTCGCCGTTTGAACTTTCTGGTGGTCAGATGCGACGTGTGGCGATTGCTGGTGTTTTGGCGATGGATCCGCGGGTTTTGGTGCTTGATGAACCGACAGCGGGGCTTGATCCGAACGGGCGTAAGGAGATTATGGAGATGTTCGCGATGCTGCACAGAACGAAAGGGCTGACGACGGTTCTTGTGACGCATAGTATGGAAGATGCGGCGACTTATGCGGAAAAAGTGATTTTGATGAAAGGTGGAACGGTGGAACGAGTGGCGACACCTCGGGAAATTTTTAGTCAGCCGGATGCGTTGACGGATTTAGGGCTCTCGGTTCCAGATGTGGTGCATTTTCAGCGGAATTTTGAGCAACGATTTGCGGTGAAGCTTGAGAAAACGTGTTTGACGATTGATGAATTGGTGGGAGAAATGGTGCCGTACCTTGGGAAGGGCGTGGCGAGCCAATGA
- the truA gene encoding tRNA pseudouridine(38-40) synthase TruA, whose protein sequence is MKRFKAVIQYDGTNFVGYQIQPNGRTVQEEIEKALLRMHKGDVVKIVGSGRTDTGVHAKGQVIHFDSPLAIPPAKYRKALQTFTPYDISIVSVEEVDADFHARFGTIGKEYRYFVQRSEFFDPFARHFTLHFPYKLDISRMREAADVLTGEHDFTSFCAAGSGREDKVRTIYAIEITEEEDTLVFSFKGNGFLYNMVRILVGTLLDVGNDRLTVAQVKANLEARDRTQGAKTAPPQGLYLWEVYYK, encoded by the coding sequence ATGAAGCGATTTAAGGCAGTAATTCAATATGATGGGACTAATTTTGTCGGTTATCAGATTCAGCCGAATGGGCGAACGGTGCAGGAGGAAATTGAAAAAGCGCTATTGCGGATGCATAAAGGTGACGTGGTGAAGATTGTTGGCTCGGGACGAACGGATACGGGGGTTCATGCGAAAGGACAGGTGATTCATTTCGACTCACCACTTGCGATTCCGCCGGCAAAATATCGGAAGGCGTTGCAGACTTTCACGCCATATGATATTAGTATTGTCTCTGTTGAGGAAGTGGACGCTGATTTTCACGCGCGGTTTGGGACGATTGGAAAAGAATATCGCTATTTTGTCCAGCGCTCGGAGTTTTTTGACCCGTTTGCGAGGCATTTTACGCTACATTTTCCTTATAAATTAGATATTTCGCGGATGCGTGAGGCGGCGGATGTTTTGACTGGTGAGCATGATTTTACGAGTTTTTGTGCCGCTGGATCTGGCCGTGAGGATAAAGTTCGGACGATTTATGCGATTGAGATTACCGAAGAGGAAGATACGCTGGTTTTTTCTTTTAAAGGAAACGGCTTTTTGTATAATATGGTGCGGATTTTGGTTGGGACGTTGCTTGATGTCGGGAATGATCGGTTGACGGTGGCGCAGGTCAAAGCGAATTTGGAAGCGCGAGATCGGACGCAAGGTGCGAAAACAGCGCCGCCACAAGGATTATACTTATGGGAAGTCTACTATAAGTAA
- a CDS encoding tagatose-bisphosphate aldolase, with the protein MVQITKGKFDGLQRLSNDKGIIAALAIDQRGSLKKMIQEAKGSESDKDVEDFKQLVSEELTPYASAILLDLQYGTPAIKARNENCGLLTSYEKTGYDATTPGKLPDLIPDLSALRIKESGGDAVKILVYYDPDEPAEINEIKYAFLERIGAECKEVDIPFFLEPITYDAKVTDSASAEYAKLKPAKVKASIKEFSKPRYGVDVLKLEVPVNFKYVEGFTDGETVYTKEEAGRHFEECSDLSPLPFIYLSAGVTAELFHKTIAFANEHKVQYSGVLCGRATWKDGIEVYGKQGDDALREWLRTQGKENITSLDGLLNAGASPWWSKYGSFEDVHVVEK; encoded by the coding sequence ATGGTACAAATTACAAAAGGTAAATTTGATGGTTTACAACGACTTTCCAACGATAAAGGAATTATCGCAGCACTTGCGATCGACCAACGCGGTTCATTGAAAAAAATGATCCAAGAAGCAAAAGGTTCCGAGAGCGATAAAGATGTTGAGGATTTCAAACAACTCGTTTCCGAAGAATTAACACCATACGCATCAGCAATCCTACTAGATCTTCAATATGGTACACCCGCGATTAAAGCTCGTAATGAGAATTGTGGCCTCCTAACCTCTTATGAAAAAACTGGCTATGACGCAACAACTCCTGGTAAACTTCCAGATTTAATACCTGACTTATCCGCGCTACGTATTAAAGAAAGCGGCGGCGATGCAGTTAAAATTTTAGTATATTATGATCCAGATGAGCCTGCTGAAATCAACGAAATTAAATACGCGTTCCTAGAAAGAATCGGCGCTGAATGTAAAGAAGTCGATATCCCGTTTTTCTTAGAACCTATTACGTATGATGCAAAAGTAACGGATTCAGCAAGCGCCGAATATGCGAAACTGAAACCTGCGAAAGTCAAAGCATCGATCAAAGAATTCTCCAAACCGCGTTATGGTGTGGATGTACTTAAACTCGAGGTTCCAGTGAACTTCAAATATGTAGAAGGCTTCACGGATGGCGAAACCGTTTATACGAAAGAAGAAGCTGGACGCCATTTTGAAGAATGTTCCGATTTAAGCCCACTACCATTCATTTATTTAAGTGCTGGCGTGACGGCGGAACTTTTCCATAAAACGATTGCCTTTGCGAATGAACATAAAGTGCAATACAGCGGCGTGCTTTGTGGCCGGGCAACTTGGAAAGATGGTATTGAAGTCTACGGCAAACAAGGCGACGATGCATTGCGCGAATGGTTACGTACGCAAGGTAAGGAAAATATCACATCGCTTGACGGCTTGCTAAACGCTGGAGCATCTCCATGGTGGTCTAAATATGGTTCATTTGAAGATGTACATGTCGTTGAAAAATAA
- a CDS encoding ABC transporter substrate-binding protein, with translation MKKKKLTALLLVVLTLGLALAACGGGSSSSDEAKTENKARTLTDALDRKVEVPATPKKIVAIQNAGELYALDIKPLATTDYYMGIYPDFLKGVENIGGDKPNVEKIASLKPDLIIISDYQKDMLTNLEKIAPVYATKFGVTPDEQLSDIANLVNAKGAEKTYQAKYAKEAKEAKATLKDASIENQKAAVIQFWGKETYIHDPIVFDGLYTGAGFTPTEAAKKNNETKAISAEAVPAYVGDADQLFILTPEGKTTDEVSNLLSGIWKDIPAIKGKHVYLVDNDKWSNYTAPSREYQMQDVIDKLTKN, from the coding sequence ATGAAGAAGAAAAAATTAACAGCACTTCTACTCGTTGTTTTAACATTAGGACTTGCACTCGCAGCATGTGGCGGCGGTTCTAGCAGTTCCGACGAGGCGAAGACAGAAAACAAAGCGCGGACATTGACTGATGCGCTGGATCGTAAAGTCGAAGTACCAGCAACACCGAAGAAAATCGTGGCTATTCAAAACGCGGGCGAACTATATGCCCTTGATATCAAACCGCTAGCAACAACAGACTATTACATGGGAATCTATCCAGACTTCCTAAAAGGCGTTGAAAACATTGGCGGCGACAAGCCAAACGTGGAGAAAATTGCTTCTCTGAAACCCGATTTAATCATCATTTCTGATTACCAAAAAGACATGCTTACAAACCTAGAAAAAATCGCGCCCGTCTATGCAACAAAATTCGGCGTAACACCTGACGAGCAACTTTCCGATATCGCTAATCTGGTCAATGCTAAAGGCGCTGAAAAAACGTACCAAGCAAAATATGCAAAAGAAGCCAAAGAAGCAAAAGCGACACTAAAAGACGCTAGCATTGAAAATCAAAAAGCTGCCGTAATCCAATTCTGGGGTAAAGAAACCTATATTCATGATCCAATCGTGTTTGATGGCCTTTATACCGGCGCTGGTTTTACACCAACAGAAGCAGCCAAAAAGAACAATGAAACAAAAGCAATCTCTGCAGAAGCAGTACCCGCCTATGTTGGCGACGCTGATCAATTATTCATTTTAACACCTGAAGGCAAAACAACCGATGAAGTCAGCAATCTCTTATCTGGCATTTGGAAAGACATCCCAGCAATTAAAGGGAAGCATGTCTATCTTGTTGACAACGACAAATGGAGCAATTACACAGCCCCATCAAGAGAATACCAAATGCAAGACGTCATCGATAAATTAACGAAAAACTAA
- the rplM gene encoding 50S ribosomal protein L13 — protein sequence MRTTYMAKTGEVERKWYVVDATGIPLGRLSSEVASILRGKIKPQFTPHVDTGDFVIIINAGKIALTGKKATDKIYYRHSQYPGGLKSRTAGDLRTNNPERLLELSIKGMLPKNSLGRQIFKKLHVYGGAEHEHAAQKPEVYQLRG from the coding sequence ATGCGTACGACTTATATGGCGAAAACAGGCGAAGTAGAACGTAAATGGTATGTTGTTGATGCTACAGGTATTCCGCTTGGCCGTTTATCTAGTGAAGTAGCTTCAATCTTACGTGGTAAAATTAAACCACAATTTACTCCTCATGTTGATACAGGGGACTTCGTAATTATTATTAATGCAGGTAAAATTGCTCTAACAGGTAAGAAAGCAACTGACAAAATTTACTACCGTCACTCTCAATATCCAGGCGGTTTGAAATCACGTACAGCGGGTGACCTACGTACGAATAATCCAGAGAGATTGCTAGAACTTTCTATCAAAGGAATGCTTCCAAAGAACTCTCTAGGACGTCAAATTTTCAAGAAATTACACGTTTATGGTGGCGCTGAGCACGAACATGCAGCACAAAAACCAGAAGTGTATCAATTACGCGGATAA
- a CDS encoding energy-coupling factor transporter transmembrane component T family protein: protein MMEKMILGRFIPGESWLHRLDPRAKITAVMYFIIIVFLANNWLTYALLFVFVLSLLFASRVPFMFFIKGLQPVFWLIILTLLLQVFFTQGGTTYFEWGPIHVTSLGLMNGAMIFARFVLIIFMTTLLTLTTSPIELTDGIESMLALLRFVRFPVHELALMLSIALRFIPTLMDETEKIMKAQKARGVEFSSGPIKDRMKAIVPLLVPLFISAFKRAEDLAIAMEARGYRGGKGRTKFRLLAWRFSDTFLLVMMLVVTALLVWLRS, encoded by the coding sequence ATGATGGAGAAGATGATTCTCGGTCGGTTTATCCCCGGTGAATCGTGGCTGCATCGCCTAGACCCTCGTGCAAAAATTACAGCCGTGATGTATTTTATTATCATCGTGTTTCTCGCGAATAATTGGCTTACATATGCGTTATTATTTGTGTTTGTACTGAGTTTGCTATTTGCATCACGTGTGCCGTTTATGTTCTTTATAAAAGGGCTGCAACCGGTGTTTTGGCTGATTATTTTGACGTTGTTGTTGCAGGTGTTTTTTACGCAAGGTGGAACGACGTATTTTGAGTGGGGACCGATTCACGTGACGAGTCTCGGATTGATGAACGGGGCGATGATTTTTGCGCGGTTTGTGTTGATTATATTTATGACGACGTTGCTCACGCTTACGACGAGTCCTATTGAGCTGACAGACGGGATTGAGAGTATGTTGGCGTTGCTACGATTCGTGCGTTTTCCAGTGCATGAGTTGGCGCTGATGTTGAGTATTGCGCTTCGGTTTATTCCGACGCTAATGGATGAGACCGAGAAAATTATGAAGGCGCAAAAGGCCCGCGGTGTGGAGTTTTCAAGTGGTCCAATCAAAGACCGGATGAAGGCGATTGTGCCGTTGCTCGTGCCGCTTTTTATCAGTGCTTTTAAACGGGCGGAGGATTTGGCGATAGCGATGGAAGCGCGTGGTTATCGTGGTGGTAAGGGCAGGACGAAATTTAGACTGCTTGCGTGGCGGTTTTCGGATACATTTTTGCTAGTAATGATGTTGGTTGTAACGGCATTGTTGGTTTGGCTGCGATCATAA
- a CDS encoding serine hydrolase domain-containing protein has protein sequence MANREMSRSSKRRSKKKRDFYIGIGLIFALLAVIFIAVKMITPEELENKEVAKTDSVAKAPSKPKMPAKPVVKETPTVVDNTAIDTYLEGIGFSGTALVYREGKIVLNKGYKVANRETDVANTPDTVYYIGSSQKAVIATAILQLAEKGKLDVDDPVSTYLPDFPNGQTITLRNLLNHTSGIVGHTEDNVKITPADLIKDIEAQGIKRQPGKWDYNDSNYSVLGYIVEQLSGEKLDTYIQKNIFEPAGMTHSGFYTTFDKQKKPSVGYSIQNDGTYKTPYLPDLSQLYGCGDMYMTANDMYLFDRALSDRKLINDASFEKMFTAGSTSGYGMGFYADPGSYNSHGVLSGWNVSNSFSHSGKTVVVLLSNIQNNIKSFGKVNNHIYQLLNN, from the coding sequence ATGGCAAATCGAGAAATGAGTCGATCCTCCAAACGGCGCAGCAAAAAGAAACGTGATTTTTATATTGGTATTGGTTTAATTTTCGCGTTGCTTGCGGTCATATTTATTGCGGTGAAAATGATAACGCCGGAAGAGTTGGAAAATAAAGAGGTTGCGAAGACGGATAGTGTTGCAAAAGCGCCGAGTAAGCCGAAAATGCCAGCCAAGCCAGTGGTGAAGGAAACGCCTACTGTTGTTGATAATACGGCGATTGATACGTATCTGGAGGGCATTGGCTTTAGTGGGACGGCGCTGGTCTACCGTGAGGGCAAGATTGTTCTGAATAAGGGGTATAAAGTCGCGAATCGGGAAACGGATGTAGCGAATACCCCTGATACGGTGTATTATATCGGTTCTTCTCAAAAAGCGGTGATTGCAACGGCGATTTTGCAGTTGGCGGAGAAGGGGAAGCTTGATGTGGATGACCCGGTGTCAACGTATTTACCAGATTTTCCGAATGGACAGACGATCACGCTTAGAAATTTGCTGAATCATACGTCCGGGATTGTCGGACATACGGAGGACAATGTGAAAATTACACCAGCAGATTTGATTAAGGACATTGAGGCGCAGGGGATCAAGCGTCAGCCGGGTAAATGGGATTACAATGATTCGAACTATAGTGTGCTTGGATATATTGTCGAGCAGTTAAGTGGAGAGAAGCTGGATACGTATATTCAAAAAAATATTTTTGAACCAGCGGGTATGACACATTCGGGTTTTTATACGACGTTTGATAAGCAAAAGAAGCCGTCTGTTGGATACAGTATTCAGAATGATGGGACGTACAAGACGCCGTATTTGCCAGATTTATCGCAGCTTTATGGGTGTGGCGATATGTATATGACAGCGAACGATATGTATTTATTTGATCGCGCTTTGTCTGATCGAAAGTTGATCAATGACGCGAGTTTCGAGAAGATGTTTACGGCTGGAAGTACGTCGGGCTATGGGATGGGATTTTATGCCGATCCGGGGAGTTATAATAGTCACGGGGTTCTGAGTGGCTGGAACGTTTCCAATAGTTTTAGCCACAGCGGAAAAACGGTTGTTGTCTTGTTGTCAAACATTCAAAATAATATTAAGTCGTTTGGTAAGGTAAACAATCATATTTATCAACTATTAAACAATTAA